The following are encoded in a window of Etheostoma cragini isolate CJK2018 chromosome 7, CSU_Ecrag_1.0, whole genome shotgun sequence genomic DNA:
- the asb14b gene encoding dynein heavy chain 12, axonemal, which translates to MNTETEDDFYESEDDLDEDEAAQYIIEQSLIEYRKLKGLTPSDLKTSEDPDEIFKAIKDGDEDELNRLVVQPETLSRVDERGWIPLHEASAQENKRILEIIFSASPPGAAQCRTLKGETPLFLAVVHGLRENATFLLQNACSPDLQNDEQDSPLVAAILNEQYDLATLLLRYNAAVDQTGPLNRTALHESAFLGLENFVYLLLESGANPNACDIKKKTPLALAAQNGHLNVVEVLLQKGAHVWCESESGTILFDAAASGNPDIISLLLEHGADPNLVHLSSGHLPIHRVAYHGHILALKQLIPVTKMDAIKESGMSPLHSAAAGGHAHCVEMLIKAGCDPNFMLHPRVRHNYDDERRSSLFFAVSNNDLQSTRLLLEAGAMVNQDPINCLQVALRQGNYELINTLLRFGANVNYYSRVNTTHFPSALQYALKDEVMLRMILNHGYDVKRCFDCPYGDSSHDYGPWTTSIIKDMVFCEVITVSWLKHLSAQVVRIMLDYTDHVSFCTKLKDTLEEQKQWLEICHIQKNTRSLKHLCRLRIRDHLSHLRLRAPVFFNFLPLPPRLKDYLRYKEFDVYSRGSMVNPQ; encoded by the exons ATGAACACGGAGACAGAAGATGACTTTTATGAATCGGAGGACGACTTGGATGAAGATGAGGCAGCGCAATATATAATTGAACAAAGTCTGATTGAATATAGAAAGCTCAAAGGATTGACTCCAAG TGATCTGAAAACCAGTGAAGACCCTGATGAGATTTTCAAAGCAATCAAGGATG GTGATGAAGATGAACTGAACAGACTGGTAGTGCAACCAGAGACTCTGTCAAGAGTTGATGAACGAGGATGGATCCCACTGCATGAGGCATCAGCACAGGAGAATAAAAGGATACTAGAGATTATCTTCTCAG CATCACCCCCAGGTGCAGCCCAGTGTCGTACTCTAAAGGGTGAGACACCACTGTTTCTGGCTGTGGTTCATGGACTCAGAGAGAACGCCACATTCCTGTTACAGAACGCTTGTAGCCCGGATCTCCAGAATGATGAGCAGGATTCTCCATTAGTAGCAG CTATTCTGAATGAACAGTATGACTTGGCCACACTATTGCTTCGCTACAATGCCGCAGTAGACCAAACAGGACCATTAAACAGGACAGCGCTACACGAGTCAGCCTTTTTAGGCCTGGAGAACTTTGTCTATCTGCTCTTGGAGTCTGGTGCCAACCCAAATGCATGtgacatcaaaaagaaaactcCATTGGCTTTGGCTGCTCAGAATGGACATCTGAACGTGGTGGAGGTGCTGTTACAAAAAG gAGCCCATGTGTGGTGTGAATCGGAGTCAGGCACTATCTTGTTTGATGCAGCAGCATCAGGAAACCCTGACATAATCTCCCTGCTGCTGGAGCATGGAGCCGATCCCAACCTAGTACACCTTTCCAGTGGGCACCTGCCAATTCATCGTGTGGCCTACCATGGACATATACT GGCACTGAAGCAACTCATCCCAGTGACTAAGATGGATGCCATAAAGGAAAGTGGAATGAGTCCTCTCCATTCTGCAGCTGCTGGGGGACATGCCCATTGTGTGGAGATGCTGATCAAAGCTGGCTGTGATCCAAACTTCATGCTGCACCCAAGGGTGCGCCACAACTATGATGATGAGCGCAGGTCTTCCCTCTTTTTTGCTGTGTCCAACAATGATCTTCAGTCCACCCGCTTGCTGTTAGAGGCTGGGGCAATGGTGAACCAGGATCCTATCAACTGTTTGCAGGTGGCCCTTAGACAGGGCAACTATGAACTAATCAACACATTGCTGAGGTTTGGGGCAAATGTGAACTACTACTCCCGTGTCAACACCACTCACTTTCCCTCTGCACTGCAGTATGCCTTGAAAGACGAGGTCATGCTGAGAATGATTCTGAACCATGGGTATGATGTTAAGCGGTGCTTTGACTGTCCGTATGGTGACAGTTCCCATGACTACGGCCCTTGGACAACCTCAATCATCAAAGACATGGTG TTCTGTGAGGTGATAACAGTGTCCTGGCTTAAGCACTTATCTGCTCAGGTGGTGCGCATCATGCTCGACTACACCGACCACGTCTCCTTCTGCACCAAACTCAAGGATACCTTGGAAGAGCAGAAACAGTGGCTGGAGATCTGTCACATTCAAA AAAATACACGGAGCCTGAAGCACCTGTGTCGTTTGCGCATAAGGGATCATCTCAGTCACCTGCGCTTGAGAGCCCCAGTTTTCTTCAacttccttcctcttcctcccagGCTGAAAGATTACCTACGCTACAAAGAGTTTGATGTCTACAGCAGGGGCAGCATGGTCAACCCACagtga